One part of the Sphingobacterium sp. LZ7M1 genome encodes these proteins:
- a CDS encoding DoxX family protein, whose amino-acid sequence MNLIQRIEHWGDAHHPRWIDFMRIVLGILIFAKGISFIMDRDSVATLIEKTHFQLSIWSAVHYVVFAHLVGGIFIALGLCTRLAVALQIPILIGAVFFVNITNGFSFLNSEFWLSLVVLLLLIYFLIVGSGPMSLDKAMDKPGYKRQI is encoded by the coding sequence ATGAACCTAATTCAACGCATTGAACATTGGGGAGATGCCCATCATCCGAGATGGATCGATTTTATGAGGATTGTTCTCGGGATTCTGATCTTTGCAAAAGGAATAAGCTTTATTATGGATCGTGATTCAGTCGCTACTTTGATCGAGAAGACACATTTTCAATTATCCATTTGGAGTGCAGTTCACTATGTGGTGTTTGCCCACCTTGTTGGCGGGATATTCATCGCATTGGGACTTTGTACCCGATTGGCGGTAGCTCTACAGATTCCCATCCTGATAGGAGCGGTATTCTTTGTGAACATTACGAATGGATTCAGCTTTTTGAATTCGGAATTTTGGTTGTCCCTAGTGGTACTTTTACTCCTTATCTATTTCTTGATCGTAGGTTCAGGGCCAATGTCACTGGACAAAGCGATGGATAAGCCAGGTTATAAAAGACAAATTTAA
- a CDS encoding N-formylglutamate amidohydrolase produces MDLLFIKVEKIFMAKFTKYFIKRIDSPFWAFAIHDGQQIDPFIDPYINLNESERLREEDPFTAVMAELPMNQFIVGSSRFQLDLNRKIEDSVYLRPDQAWGLQVWKDSLPENIVTELYLDHKNIYQEIEEQIQETIDQYGYFVVYDIHSYNAKRNGSEEEVDTEINPQINLGTAYVDPKWQPLIDQLMGFISKDSLYDGPIDIRENIKFKGGYLSQLINKKFGAYGCVLSIEFRKDFMDEWTGAPDLPRVVSCKQLLMNSIQVLKQYFKNDSR; encoded by the coding sequence ATGGATTTATTGTTCATTAAAGTAGAAAAGATATTTATGGCAAAATTCACCAAGTATTTCATTAAAAGAATAGATAGCCCCTTTTGGGCTTTTGCGATTCATGATGGACAGCAGATCGATCCTTTTATTGACCCATATATCAATCTCAATGAAAGTGAAAGACTGCGTGAGGAGGATCCATTTACAGCTGTCATGGCTGAATTACCTATGAATCAATTTATCGTCGGCTCCTCACGGTTCCAACTTGATCTCAACCGAAAGATTGAAGATTCGGTATATCTGCGTCCCGATCAAGCTTGGGGACTGCAGGTCTGGAAAGACAGCCTTCCCGAAAATATTGTTACAGAACTCTACCTAGACCATAAAAACATCTATCAGGAAATTGAAGAGCAGATCCAAGAGACCATCGACCAATATGGCTATTTTGTAGTGTATGATATCCATAGCTATAATGCCAAGCGCAATGGATCTGAGGAAGAAGTTGACACCGAAATCAATCCGCAAATCAACCTTGGAACAGCCTATGTCGACCCAAAGTGGCAACCCCTGATTGATCAGTTAATGGGTTTCATCAGCAAGGATAGCTTGTACGATGGACCGATTGATATTCGAGAAAACATTAAATTTAAGGGAGGATACCTATCCCAGTTGATCAACAAAAAATTCGGAGCATATGGCTGTGTCCTATCCATCGAATTCCGAAAGGATTTTATGGACGAGTGGACCGGTGCTCCTGACCTTCCAAGGGTAGTCTCCTGCAAACAACTTCTAATGAATTCAATCCAGGTCTTAAAACAGTACTTTAAAAATGATTCAAGATAA
- a CDS encoding pirin family protein — translation MKEKQIERIIKPGMPHFVGDGFRVHSFIPSAIPMQRMDPFIVFDYNSKYNFPASEIPKGVGVHPHRGFETVTLAYKGRVEHADSSGGGGIIGEGDVQWMTAASGVLHKEFHESEWSKNGGEFQMVQLWVNLPAAHKMSTPKYQALENKNIPKVDIDGGLGYIEVVAGEYQGTKGAASTFSPVNLFNAKLKATAKVDFEFPENFNTGLLVLEGSVKVNGQDVASDHFVLFANKGEKIELEAAEDALVLVLSGEPINEPIAAYGPFVMNTEDEIKQAFRDFQTGKFGYLED, via the coding sequence ATGAAAGAAAAACAAATTGAAAGGATTATTAAACCTGGAATGCCACATTTTGTCGGGGATGGTTTTAGAGTGCATAGTTTTATTCCTTCTGCTATTCCAATGCAGAGAATGGATCCATTTATTGTATTTGATTATAACTCAAAATATAACTTTCCAGCGAGTGAAATCCCAAAAGGGGTAGGAGTGCATCCACACCGTGGATTTGAAACGGTGACCTTAGCCTATAAGGGCAGGGTAGAGCATGCGGACAGCAGTGGCGGTGGTGGAATTATCGGTGAGGGTGATGTACAATGGATGACCGCTGCTTCTGGTGTATTGCATAAAGAATTCCATGAATCGGAATGGAGCAAGAATGGTGGTGAATTTCAAATGGTGCAATTATGGGTAAACCTTCCAGCTGCACATAAGATGTCGACACCAAAATATCAGGCTTTGGAAAATAAGAACATCCCAAAGGTTGATATAGATGGTGGCTTAGGATATATTGAGGTTGTGGCGGGTGAATACCAAGGAACCAAGGGTGCTGCGAGTACCTTTTCGCCTGTGAACTTATTCAATGCTAAGTTGAAGGCCACGGCTAAAGTAGATTTTGAATTTCCAGAGAACTTTAATACGGGATTGTTAGTTCTAGAAGGCTCTGTCAAGGTCAATGGACAGGATGTTGCAAGCGATCATTTTGTTTTGTTTGCAAACAAGGGTGAAAAGATCGAGTTGGAAGCTGCCGAGGATGCATTAGTCTTGGTTTTGAGTGGCGAACCGATCAATGAGCCCATCGCAGCTTATGGTCCATTTGTCATGAATACCGAGGATGAGATCAAACAAGCGTTCCGTGATTTTCAAACTGGCAAATTCGGTTACCTGGAAGATTAA